TGACGACGGGGTGACGTTCCGGTCGCATCTGGACGGCTCGACGCACCGGTTCACCCCCGAGAGCTCGATTCGCATCCAGCACCAGCTGGGCGCCGACATCATCTTCGCGTTCGACGAGCTCACGACGCTGGTGAACACCCGCGGCTACCAGGAGCAATCGGTGCAGCGCACCCACGACTGGGCGGTGCGCTGCGTGATCGAACACCGCCGGCTCACGGCTGCGGCTCCGGATCGGCCCAAGCAGGCCCTGTTCGGGGTGGTGCAGGGCGCGCAGTACGAGGACCTGCGCAGAGCGGCGGCGCGCGGGCTGACGAAGATCGTCGGCGAGGACGGCGTGGGGTTCGACGGCTACGGCATCGGCGGGGCACTGGAGAAGCAGAACCTGGCGACCATCGTCGGCTGGGTCACCAGCGAGCTACCCGAGGACAAGCCACGGCATCTGCTCGGCATCAGCGAGCCCGACGACCTGTTCGACGCGATCGCCGCGGGCGCCGACACGTTCGACTGCGTGTCGCCGTCGCGGGTGGCGCGCAACGCCGCCGTGTACTCGGCGACGGGGCGGTTCAACATCACCAATGCGCGGTATCGGCGCGACTTCACGCCGATCGACGCCGACTGCGACTGCTACACCTGCGAGAACTACACCAGGGCTTACCTGCATCACCTGTTCAAGGCAAAGGAGATCCTGTCCGCGACGCTCTGCACGATCCACAACGAGCGATTCGTCATCCGGATGGTCGACAAGATTCGCGCGGCGATCAGGACGGGTGAATTCGACGAGCTGCGCGCAGAAGTGCTGGGCCGCTACTACTCGACGTGACCCAGCGCGCCGCGGGTGTAACGCCGTGGCGCGATCGCGGCCGAATTCTCGCCGTGCGGTTACAACCGGTGCTCAGCGCGACCCAGCTCGGCGATGACGGCTTCGGCGGCGCGTTCGCCAGCGTCGACCGCGCCTTCCATGTAGGCGCTCCAATAGGTCGCGGTATCCGTTGAGGCCCAATGGATTGCGCCGATCGGCGTGCTCAGCGCCGACCCGTAGGTGGTCCACACGTGTGGCCCGTGGTTCGCGTTGTAGCAGCCGCGGGTCCACTGCCGCTCCGACCATTCGCCGTCGATATAGAACTGGGGCTTGGCGGCGGCGCTGCCGTAGTGGCGGACGAGTTCGGCGGTGAGAGCTTCGCGACGCTCGCTCTCGGGCAGGCGACCGTAGGTGCGGGCCTGGTCGCCCTCGAGGAACAGCAGGATCACCCCGCGGTCGTCGCCCGGTATGCAGGTGTCGTTCGACATTCGGGCCGGGCCGACGTCGGAGATGAGCTGGCCGTTGAACCCGTCGTTGCGCCAGAACGGCTCGTCGTAGATGAAGAACGCCTTCATCGCCGACCCGTTGGGCAGCCGTTGGGTCAGCTGATCGCGGATCCCCGGCAGCGGCGGGTCGTACATGATGCGCCCGGCGAGCGTCGGCGAGATCGCGACGATGACCCGTCGACCGCGCGCGACCAGCCCGCCGCGGCAATGCACGGTGACGCTGTCCGCGCTGTGCTCGATCAGCTGGACGGGCACATTGAGCACGATGCGGTCGGAGATCAGGGCAGCCAGCCGCTTCGGGATCTCGCTGGTGCCGCCGACGAACCGCGTGGTCTGCGCGCCGCCCTCCGATTCGGCGAACAACTCCGACGTCACACCGCACGTGTTGATCGTGAACAGCAGGTGCAGGAAGGACACCTCGGCGGTGGGGACAGCGAGGATCCCGACGGTGCAGATCTCCAGCAGCGTGCGCGCGACCGGCGAAAGTCCCTGCGCGTCATACCAGGCGCCCGCGGTGATGGCGTCCCATTCCAGTGCCCGCGGCGCCGACCAGGGCGCCTCGACGGGGACCTCCTCGGCCAGCACGTCGAGCCTTCGCAGCACCAGCTCCAGTTCCTTGAGCTCCGACTCGAAGCGGGCGTGAAACTCGTTCTCCCGCAACACCCCCGAGTCGGCGAGTTCGTACGACGTCTCACCCTCGTCGTACTGCGGGTAGGTCTCGACCCCGAGTTCCGCGGCGAGGCGGAACATGCGCTCGTGGGTGTCGCCGATCCATTGCGCGCCGAGTTCAACCGGGATGCCCGGCACGACCTCCTCGGTGAGGATGCGTCCGC
The nucleotide sequence above comes from Mycolicibacterium moriokaense. Encoded proteins:
- the tgt gene encoding tRNA guanosine(34) transglycosylase Tgt, which gives rise to MAAPNSSAPKDSSAPFFSIDAELPDRPGRAGVIRTARGDIHTPAFIPVGTQATVKAVLPEIMKSLGAQAILANAYHLYLQPGPDIVDEAGGLGAFMNWPGPTFTDSGGFQVLSLGAGFRKVLAMDTKRVQADDIIAEGKERLANVDDDGVTFRSHLDGSTHRFTPESSIRIQHQLGADIIFAFDELTTLVNTRGYQEQSVQRTHDWAVRCVIEHRRLTAAAPDRPKQALFGVVQGAQYEDLRRAAARGLTKIVGEDGVGFDGYGIGGALEKQNLATIVGWVTSELPEDKPRHLLGISEPDDLFDAIAAGADTFDCVSPSRVARNAAVYSATGRFNITNARYRRDFTPIDADCDCYTCENYTRAYLHHLFKAKEILSATLCTIHNERFVIRMVDKIRAAIRTGEFDELRAEVLGRYYST
- a CDS encoding flavin monoamine oxidase family protein, with the translated sequence MVQPSTREADVIVVGAGLSGMIAARKLLEAGLTPLVLEADERVGGRILTEEVVPGIPVELGAQWIGDTHERMFRLAAELGVETYPQYDEGETSYELADSGVLRENEFHARFESELKELELVLRRLDVLAEEVPVEAPWSAPRALEWDAITAGAWYDAQGLSPVARTLLEICTVGILAVPTAEVSFLHLLFTINTCGVTSELFAESEGGAQTTRFVGGTSEIPKRLAALISDRIVLNVPVQLIEHSADSVTVHCRGGLVARGRRVIVAISPTLAGRIMYDPPLPGIRDQLTQRLPNGSAMKAFFIYDEPFWRNDGFNGQLISDVGPARMSNDTCIPGDDRGVILLFLEGDQARTYGRLPESERREALTAELVRHYGSAAAKPQFYIDGEWSERQWTRGCYNANHGPHVWTTYGSALSTPIGAIHWASTDTATYWSAYMEGAVDAGERAAEAVIAELGRAEHRL